The Ornithinimicrobium faecis genome includes a window with the following:
- the nuoH gene encoding NADH-quinone oxidoreductase subunit NuoH produces MSALSAVNEIAAHTPSLLAAVPLPMADGPRADFSDTPWWLSLIKAVGIFVYLLLSVLVVIWAERRIIGRMQQRPGPNRFGPFGILQTLADGLKLIMKEDVTPKNADKVMFILAPLMVGSLAFVSFGIIPMGGEVSMFGHTTPLQLTDMPAATLLVLAVAGVGAYGFVLAGWSSGSTYPLLGGLRSTAQVVSYEIAMGLSLVAVFLYAGSMSTSEIVAAQDRWWFAFPLFFSFVVYVITMVGETNRLPFDLAEGEGELGGGFHTEYSSMKFGMFFLGEYINMFTVSALATTLFLGGFHAPWPIGAINDGMFSEGWWGLLWFTGKMWLFIFFYVWLRGSLPRVRYDQFMKLGWKVLIPLSLVWVVAVILMRAADPSIGYFGEGRLPVIITTAVVILGVVGGITLLMARLEKKEQQTLEDRRPPVEVDPFAGGFPVPPLPGQTLVEPTTRAPAVTAAKPVAGSAAGATTTVVADPGATEPNPTEPNPAEPDSAESHDTDGEDTRG; encoded by the coding sequence ATGAGCGCCCTGAGCGCGGTCAACGAGATCGCGGCGCACACCCCGTCCCTGCTGGCGGCGGTCCCACTGCCGATGGCGGACGGTCCCCGCGCCGATTTCAGCGACACCCCGTGGTGGCTCTCGCTGATCAAGGCCGTCGGGATCTTCGTCTACCTGCTGCTCTCGGTCCTGGTCGTCATCTGGGCCGAGCGCCGGATCATCGGTCGGATGCAGCAGCGCCCCGGACCCAACCGGTTTGGTCCGTTCGGCATCCTGCAGACCCTCGCCGACGGCCTCAAGCTGATCATGAAGGAGGACGTCACCCCCAAGAACGCGGACAAGGTGATGTTCATCCTGGCCCCGCTGATGGTGGGGTCCTTGGCCTTTGTCTCCTTCGGGATCATCCCGATGGGAGGCGAGGTGTCGATGTTCGGGCACACCACGCCGCTGCAACTCACCGACATGCCGGCCGCCACGCTGCTGGTGCTGGCTGTCGCTGGTGTCGGTGCCTACGGCTTTGTGCTGGCTGGCTGGTCCTCCGGGTCGACCTACCCACTGCTCGGTGGTCTCCGCTCGACGGCGCAGGTGGTGTCCTACGAGATCGCCATGGGCCTGTCGCTGGTGGCGGTCTTCCTCTACGCCGGATCCATGTCGACCAGCGAGATCGTTGCCGCGCAAGACCGCTGGTGGTTCGCCTTCCCGCTGTTCTTCTCCTTCGTGGTCTACGTCATCACCATGGTGGGTGAGACCAACCGGCTGCCCTTCGACCTCGCCGAGGGCGAGGGTGAGCTCGGTGGCGGATTCCACACCGAATACTCCTCGATGAAGTTCGGCATGTTCTTCCTCGGTGAATACATCAACATGTTCACCGTCTCCGCCCTGGCGACCACGCTCTTCCTCGGCGGCTTCCACGCGCCCTGGCCGATCGGGGCCATCAACGACGGCATGTTCAGCGAGGGCTGGTGGGGCCTGCTCTGGTTCACCGGCAAGATGTGGCTGTTTATCTTCTTCTACGTCTGGCTGCGCGGCTCGCTCCCACGGGTTCGCTATGACCAGTTCATGAAGCTCGGCTGGAAGGTCCTGATCCCGCTGTCGCTGGTCTGGGTCGTCGCCGTCATCCTGATGCGCGCGGCCGACCCGAGCATCGGCTACTTCGGTGAGGGCCGCCTGCCGGTCATCATCACCACCGCCGTGGTCATCCTCGGCGTCGTCGGCGGCATCACCCTGCTGATGGCCCGCCTGGAAAAGAAGGAACAGCAAACGCTCGAGGACCGGCGCCCCCCGGTCGAGGTGGACCCGTTCGCCGGCGGCTTCCCCGTGCCCCCACTGCCCGGACAGACCCTGGTCGAGCCGACGACACGTGCCCCTGCCGTGACCGCGGCCAAGCCGGTCGCGGGCAGCGCCGCAGGTGCCACGACGACCGTCGTGGCCGACCCCGGCGCCACCGAGCCCAACCCCACCGAGCCCAACCCCGCAGAACCCGATTCTGCAGAGTCCCACGACACCGACGGGGAGGACACCCGTGGCTGA
- a CDS encoding NADH-quinone oxidoreductase subunit G produces the protein MTVNTSPAAGGNAVDTGGNAEIPAEPAVKMVSLTIDGVDVSVPEGTLVIRAAEQIGVEIPRFCDHPLLDPVGACRQCMVEVATPDREGNVKPMPKPQASCTLAVSEGMQVKSQHTSPVADKAQHGQMEFLLINHPLDCPVCDKGGECPLQNQAMSAGRPVSRFEDIKRTYPKPINISAQVLLDRERCVLCARCTRFSDQIAGDPFIALIERGALQQVGIYEEKPFESYFSGNTVQICPVGALTGSAYRFRSRPFDLVSTTSVCEHCASGCSIRTDHRRGSVLRRMALEDMDVNEEWNCDKGRWAFPYATQPDRLRDPVVRGEDGQYHVATWDEALAAAARGLAAAHADGGAGVLVGGRGSVEDNYGYSKFARTVLGTNDIDFRARPLSAEETDFLGSHVARNTSVTYSDVEAAPSVLLVGLEPEDESPILFLRLRKAHRAQKTSVHSIAPFATRGLTKMGGTLIPAAPGTETEILQALAADRSGEPGDGTDPVTAAAAALTADSVILVGERLALVPGGLSGAAALAEATGARLAWVPRRAGERGAIEVGALPTLLPGGRPVEDEAARDAVAQTWGVGLPAQPGRDTEGILQAAAVGDLSALVVGGVDPDDLPDPVLARAALERSFVVSLEFRESVVHEFADVILPVAPQQEKAGAYANWEGRLRPFEQALESNALADHTVLDLLAAEMGIQLGARDLQDLRREMTGLGSWEGTSSVQRVASAEPARPSAGEAVLATWHHLLDEGSLQDGEPFLAGTAPRAVARISAATAEAVGAALDGELSVSTDRGTITLPVELTAMPDHVVWLPTNSAGSTVRATLGAESGALVRLAASPGPATAGAGRQSVTGGQA, from the coding sequence ATGACTGTCAACACCTCACCCGCCGCCGGCGGCAACGCGGTGGACACCGGCGGCAACGCCGAGATCCCGGCCGAGCCAGCCGTGAAGATGGTCTCGCTGACCATCGACGGCGTCGACGTCAGCGTCCCCGAGGGGACGCTGGTGATCCGCGCGGCCGAGCAGATCGGCGTGGAGATCCCGCGATTCTGCGATCACCCGCTGCTCGACCCGGTCGGCGCCTGCCGCCAGTGCATGGTCGAGGTCGCGACCCCGGACCGCGAGGGCAACGTCAAGCCGATGCCCAAGCCGCAGGCATCCTGCACCCTGGCCGTGTCCGAGGGCATGCAGGTCAAGTCGCAGCACACCTCGCCCGTCGCCGACAAGGCGCAGCACGGGCAGATGGAGTTCCTGCTCATCAACCACCCGCTGGACTGCCCGGTCTGCGACAAGGGCGGGGAGTGCCCGCTGCAGAACCAGGCGATGTCCGCCGGCCGCCCGGTCTCTCGCTTCGAGGACATCAAGCGGACCTATCCCAAGCCGATCAACATCTCCGCCCAGGTGCTGCTGGACCGCGAGCGCTGCGTCCTGTGCGCCCGGTGCACGCGGTTCTCCGACCAGATCGCCGGCGACCCGTTCATCGCGCTCATCGAGCGCGGCGCGCTGCAGCAGGTCGGCATCTATGAGGAGAAGCCGTTCGAGTCGTACTTCTCCGGCAACACCGTCCAGATCTGCCCGGTCGGTGCCCTGACTGGTTCCGCCTATCGCTTCCGCTCGCGTCCGTTCGACCTGGTGTCCACCACCAGCGTGTGTGAGCACTGCGCCTCTGGGTGCTCGATCCGCACCGACCACCGGCGGGGCAGCGTGCTGCGTCGGATGGCGCTGGAGGACATGGACGTCAACGAGGAGTGGAACTGCGACAAGGGTCGCTGGGCCTTCCCCTACGCGACCCAGCCGGACCGTCTGCGCGACCCGGTGGTCCGCGGTGAGGACGGGCAATACCACGTGGCCACCTGGGACGAGGCGCTGGCTGCGGCCGCCCGCGGGCTGGCTGCTGCCCACGCGGACGGCGGAGCTGGCGTGCTCGTCGGCGGCCGCGGCTCCGTCGAGGACAACTACGGCTACAGCAAGTTCGCGCGCACGGTCCTGGGGACGAACGACATTGATTTCCGGGCTCGGCCGCTGTCCGCTGAGGAGACCGACTTCCTCGGCTCCCACGTCGCCCGCAACACGTCGGTCACCTACAGCGATGTGGAGGCCGCCCCGTCGGTGCTGCTCGTCGGCCTGGAGCCCGAGGACGAGAGCCCGATCCTGTTCCTGCGCCTGCGCAAGGCCCACCGGGCGCAGAAGACCTCGGTCCACTCCATCGCACCGTTCGCCACGCGTGGACTGACCAAGATGGGTGGCACGCTGATCCCGGCTGCTCCCGGCACCGAGACCGAGATCCTGCAGGCGCTGGCCGCCGACCGCTCCGGCGAGCCCGGCGACGGCACTGACCCGGTGACCGCCGCAGCGGCAGCGCTCACCGCAGACTCGGTCATCCTGGTCGGCGAGCGCCTGGCCCTGGTGCCCGGCGGTCTGTCCGGAGCCGCTGCCCTGGCCGAGGCGACCGGAGCCCGTTTGGCCTGGGTGCCGCGCCGTGCCGGTGAGCGCGGTGCCATCGAGGTTGGCGCTCTGCCCACCCTGCTGCCAGGCGGTCGTCCCGTGGAGGACGAGGCAGCACGTGACGCGGTGGCCCAGACCTGGGGTGTCGGCCTGCCGGCACAGCCCGGGCGGGACACGGAGGGCATTCTCCAGGCCGCAGCAGTCGGAGACCTGTCGGCGTTGGTCGTCGGCGGCGTCGACCCCGATGACTTGCCGGACCCTGTCCTGGCACGGGCCGCGCTGGAGCGTTCGTTCGTCGTGTCCCTGGAGTTCCGCGAGTCGGTCGTCCACGAGTTCGCCGACGTCATCCTGCCGGTCGCACCCCAGCAGGAGAAGGCCGGCGCCTACGCCAACTGGGAGGGGCGTCTGCGGCCCTTTGAGCAGGCCCTGGAGTCCAACGCGCTGGCCGACCACACCGTCCTGGACCTGCTGGCCGCCGAGATGGGCATCCAGCTGGGTGCCCGTGACCTGCAGGACCTGCGTCGCGAGATGACCGGCCTCGGCTCCTGGGAGGGCACCAGCTCGGTGCAGCGTGTCGCCTCGGCCGAGCCGGCTCGCCCGTCCGCGGGTGAGGCCGTGCTGGCCACCTGGCACCACCTGCTCGACGAGGGGTCGCTCCAGGACGGCGAGCCGTTCCTGGCCGGCACCGCACCCCGTGCGGTGGCACGCATCTCTGCTGCCACGGCTGAGGCCGTCGGCGCGGCGCTCGACGGCGAGCTGTCCGTCAGCACCGACCGCGGGACGATCACCCTGCCGGTGGAGCTCACAGCGATGCCCGACCATGTGGTCTGGCTCCCCACCAATTCCGCTGGATCCACGGTTCGGGCCACCCTCGGCGCCGAGTCCGGGGCGCTCGTGCGTCTCGCGGCGTCCCCGGGCCCGGCCACAGCAGGTGCGGGACGACAGAGCGTCACAGGAGGCCAGGCATGA